The following proteins are co-located in the Diaphorobacter sp. HDW4B genome:
- a CDS encoding efflux RND transporter periplasmic adaptor subunit, which produces MTDNTKPANASTPAAAPAANPQGRKKGLTAVAAAVVVAAIAWGGYHWMVSSNYQTTDNAYVGGNVVQITPQVGGTVTSIGADDTDFVKPGLLLVQLDTADALVALSQAESQLAQIVRQTRTLYANNAPLMAQVAAKEADLSRLKAEASRTADDVARRRPLTLTGAVGQEEFHHAQTQAKSAQDAVVAAQAAVNAARAQLDAAEATTKGSNSSDYPAVLAASAKVREAYLALERTRLISPVQGFVAKRGVQLGQRVAAGAPLMTVVDLNNLWVDANFKESQLADLRIGQKTELVADVYGDKVTYHGTIVGLGAGTGAAFSLLPAQNATGNWIKVVQRVPVRISLAPEDLKDHPLRVGLSMLVKVDVRDKNGASLAADPRKTPVAQTSLYGNAMPEAEARIAQIIAGKSLAPLSNLPALTPTSDAAPVASEKLAQASAVANTVVSNTVSK; this is translated from the coding sequence ATGACCGACAACACCAAGCCAGCCAACGCCTCTACCCCTGCGGCAGCTCCAGCCGCCAATCCACAAGGCCGCAAGAAGGGCCTGACCGCCGTGGCAGCAGCCGTCGTCGTGGCCGCCATCGCCTGGGGTGGTTACCACTGGATGGTCTCCAGCAACTACCAGACCACGGACAACGCCTACGTTGGCGGCAACGTGGTGCAGATCACTCCACAGGTCGGCGGCACCGTGACCAGCATCGGCGCGGACGACACCGATTTTGTGAAGCCTGGCCTGCTGCTCGTGCAGCTCGACACCGCCGATGCGCTGGTCGCCCTGTCGCAGGCCGAATCGCAACTCGCGCAGATCGTGCGCCAGACCCGCACGCTGTATGCCAACAACGCGCCGCTGATGGCGCAGGTCGCCGCCAAGGAAGCCGATCTCTCGCGCCTCAAGGCCGAGGCTTCGCGCACGGCGGACGACGTGGCACGCCGCCGTCCGCTCACGCTGACAGGCGCGGTCGGTCAGGAAGAATTCCATCACGCGCAAACGCAAGCCAAGTCGGCGCAGGACGCCGTGGTCGCAGCGCAAGCCGCTGTGAACGCCGCGCGCGCGCAGCTCGACGCCGCCGAGGCCACCACCAAGGGCAGCAATTCGAGCGACTACCCCGCTGTGCTGGCCGCCTCCGCCAAGGTGCGCGAGGCCTATCTGGCGCTGGAGCGCACGCGCCTGATCTCGCCCGTGCAAGGCTTTGTCGCCAAGCGCGGCGTGCAGCTCGGCCAGCGCGTGGCTGCGGGTGCGCCGCTGATGACCGTGGTCGATCTGAACAATCTCTGGGTCGATGCCAACTTCAAGGAAAGCCAACTCGCCGATCTGCGCATCGGCCAGAAGACCGAACTCGTCGCCGACGTGTATGGCGACAAGGTGACCTACCACGGCACCATTGTCGGCCTCGGCGCTGGCACGGGCGCTGCGTTCTCGCTGCTGCCCGCGCAGAACGCCACCGGCAACTGGATCAAGGTCGTGCAGCGCGTGCCCGTGCGCATCAGCCTTGCACCTGAAGACCTCAAGGACCATCCGCTGCGCGTCGGTCTGTCGATGCTGGTGAAGGTCGATGTGCGCGACAAGAACGGCGCGTCGCTTGCGGCCGATCCACGCAAGACGCCGGTGGCGCAGACCTCCCTGTACGGCAACGCCATGCCGGAAGCCGAAGCGCGCATCGCGCAGATCATTGCAGGCAAGAGTCTGGCACCGCTCAGCAACCTGCCTGCGCTGACGCCCACCAGCGACGCCGCGCCCGTTGCCAGCGAGAAGCTCGCGCAAGCCAGCGCGGTGGCAAATACTGTCGTCAGCAACACAGTCTCCAAGTAA